TGACCTGAGCCAGTACGCCGGGAAAGCGATATCATCCATCAGCTTGCTGGCCGACGGCAACACCACGCCGGGGAGCAGCTGGCAGATTTTGTATAAGGACATCGCCCTGGTGAGCGCCGAGGGCACGGTGCGTCCGATTTACACGAATCAGAACACCGTCTCGCTGAACGTCTGGGGAACCTCCGGGTCGAGCCGGAGCTATCAGATCGATACCTGGGGAGGGGCAGGGCCCTATGTGGAGAACGCGCACTTTTACAGCGGCGATCACCTGGGTTCAGCGCGGCTGCTGACAGCGTGGGCTGGCGCCCCGGTTTGGTCAGGAACGTTTCTGCCCTATGGCGTTGAATGGAACCCGACGGCCACCACGAACAACTACAAATTCACCGGCCAGGAGCACGATGCCGAGACCGGCGACAGTCTGACGGCGTTGGATCACTTCTGGTTCCGGCAGTACCGGGGCGGTCTGAGCCGCTGGATGAGTCCGGACCCAGCGGGGCTGGCGGCGGTGGATTTGTCCAATCCGCAGTCCCTGAACCGGTATGCGTATGTGATGAACAACCCGACCGGCTCGGTCGATCCCTTAGGCCGCGATGGAGTCAAGATCCAAGAGGAAGCTCCCTCTTGCGCCGGTGCAGGTTGTGTAATCTTCGGCTATGACATTTTTGACGCAATACAGGGGAGGGTGCCTGGCTTGTCTTGGAGCTTCGATTCGGGCGGCGGGACGAGCATTTCGTTCATGCCACCATCGCCATTCCAGTGGAGGTATTCGGGGTCGCTCTATGGGAGGCAGTACGATCCACCACCGTTTGCCAGTTGGGATGAGTACGCCGATTGGAGAACGGGGATTGCTGCTCTACCCGAGAGTCAAGTGTTTGCAGCCTTTGAAGTTATCTGCCGCAATCAAGGGTGCGACCCCAATCATCCATTTGAAGTTGGGTGGATGAATTCAGCCCTTGTCTCTTCTGTGTGGTTACAGGATTCGAACGCCACTGTGAATCAGAGCAATCTCCAGGGTTTCTGGTCTGACCCTTTAACCTTCCTTCATAAAGACCCATTGACAGGAGACGGGAGACCGTCTTGGTACTCGGGATTCTTTCTTGATACGCCACACCTCGTCGGCGGTCAGAGCATGGATGCACATATCGATCCATTCGGACCTCTCAACCCCCTGCATTACTTGGTTCAGATGCCTGCCATGCTTTTCCCCTCCGGCCCTAGTCGTGGCGCAACGTGTTCTATCAACAGCGGCTGCACAATTCATTAGGTGGGAGGGATGCGTAGGTGGGAGAGATGCGAATGATCCCAATTGAACCATTTCAGGCGCGAGCTCGGTGGCTGAACTGCTTGGCTACAGCGGGGGCGAGTGCCAGCTTGTCGAGTTTAAATTTTCGGCGCGTCAGACGAGTTGTCCACGTCGTACTATTGTTGCTCGCTGTGACAGCTTTGGCAGCACCACCGCAGCCCCAGCCGGCAATTACAATCCTGTTCGTGGATTTCAAAACAGGCAAGCCGATAAAGGACTTGAGCGTGGTCGTGACCTTATGGAACGGGACCGACCTCGGCGTGGCGCATGCCGAGAAGACGGTCGTATCCGAAATGAACATGAAGACGGACAAGAGCGGAACAGTCACTGTCCGTCTTACTGTGCCACTGCCGGACCATCTGAACATTTTCGCAGGTGATCTAGCCGCTGCCGTTTCTCCACGCTTTTCTCCGCGTGAGGTGCTTGACGTCGGAGGCTTCTGGCAACCGGCTCCACAGTTGGACGGCAAAGCTGCGATGTCTCCTATGTCCGGATCACGCACACCGGGGCAAATCGTTATATTGAACAAAAAGCTCACAGCCTGGGACAAAACTCGCAAGG
This is a stretch of genomic DNA from Terriglobia bacterium. It encodes these proteins:
- a CDS encoding RHS repeat-associated core domain-containing protein, coding for MGCRGRGRITAYVYAAGRKIIRAYSYHYRIEILGTNCSNCGWQYSGFDFPNAAGYAGYVIQNGDKLYFQQWQQNGAQGGMMITFSDASNTNWYTYDQDGQQMNSDTISNTNHLRRIDLSQYAGKAISSISLLADGNTTPGSSWQILYKDIALVSAEGTVRPIYTNQNTVSLNVWGTSGSSRSYQIDTWGGAGPYVENAHFYSGDHLGSARLLTAWAGAPVWSGTFLPYGVEWNPTATTNNYKFTGQEHDAETGDSLTALDHFWFRQYRGGLSRWMSPDPAGLAAVDLSNPQSLNRYAYVMNNPTGSVDPLGRDGVKIQEEAPSCAGAGCVIFGYDIFDAIQGRVPGLSWSFDSGGGTSISFMPPSPFQWRYSGSLYGRQYDPPPFASWDEYADWRTGIAALPESQVFAAFEVICRNQGCDPNHPFEVGWMNSALVSSVWLQDSNATVNQSNLQGFWSDPLTFLHKDPLTGDGRPSWYSGFFLDTPHLVGGQSMDAHIDPFGPLNPLHYLVQMPAMLFPSGPSRGATCSINSGCTIH